In the genome of Candidatus Cloacimonadota bacterium, one region contains:
- a CDS encoding ferrous iron transport protein A, whose product MFGFRSRSGKGKRHGKHCRQHKRRFVGEYINLTEAEVGKKYIIMKNPDVKTMEMGLYRSGIITVHKNEAENSNIVVGVGESRYIIPRDLAEKIKIR is encoded by the coding sequence ATGTTTGGTTTTAGAAGTCGCTCAGGAAAAGGTAAAAGGCATGGAAAACATTGCCGACAACACAAAAGAAGATTTGTGGGAGAATACATAAATCTTACCGAAGCTGAAGTCGGCAAAAAATATATCATCATGAAAAATCCTGATGTGAAAACGATGGAAATGGGCCTTTACAGAAGCGGAATCATAACCGTTCATAAAAATGAAGCGGAAAATTCAAATATTGTTGTTGGTGTAGGAGAATCCCGCTATATTATTCCGCGAGATCTGGCGGAAAAAATCAAAATACGATAA